Proteins encoded in a region of the Populus nigra chromosome 3, ddPopNigr1.1, whole genome shotgun sequence genome:
- the LOC133689023 gene encoding uncharacterized protein LOC133689023 isoform X1 produces MLHRSFKPAKCKTSLKLASSRIKLLKNKREAQVKQLKRELAQLLDAGQERTARIRVEHVVREEKTLAAYELIEIYCELIVARLPIIESQKNCPIDLKEAISSVIFASPRCADVPELMDIRKHLTAKYGKEFVSAAVELRPDCGVSRLLVEKLSSKSPDGPTKIKILTAIAEEHNIKWDPMSFEEKDTKPPEDMLNGPATFEQASRVHVEPTNAQASPNRVDQGSHNFHDPSQHYVKHDVPANSHGPDLRSSPHSYPDHRPSGNHSEVLSGPHNWNMEFKDATAAAQAAAESAERASMAARAAAELSNQERITRQHLAESRKAFAFASTDVGPQNYTGSKLQGEDVDKDQLSNNVHQRHPGLHREEREGNEQDDLAGLTKRFYNLKSPNKPSQSASSKSSNSFVDDYPLIDDLPMPDRLSQKRSSELGESSVKLESRESEVSFVSKLEDGMTSENVSHFDEARIRKQSSSVSSHSHPQTFSDDYNVFSNTNQQRMGEETDKEQRDAKGANSYDNAMVFDDSSSDKEIKFDVEDEHNDQDYDSDFSSEGRKSSSHLLANTDAWGPMENMDEFQGKSSSQTPLTSVFFSEDFTADPVPSQPHDLLPMTFDDSDSVSSEREVDLDTYEVVGGSSTGFFAHTKSVSTRNSDPMHSGSPHSIRFSLADEENLGSNRKTHLQTASLDSDVQEVFSKKNQGTGVDVEMDNKFAYGKLDTSQASPIPVKSCTSSNDLKDNLQTSGHPVVKNVQNYELPITTKNADPIEESNLETGTELNLGILTGGFRNRGYRHPPYHRNLSNNSSSSEQAIENIHSRTGQTSSPVKVDIGSGARDQETNNQRLHPKVDVKASSRTPATYYDDDSDEEVPQQHFSNSPKSYDRKSVIEGNDRSSTKTSDNRDSEFSKPNSSSKTHLSTRFSRRTKASPSNKDYSLKPSVLSKSPVSADSFVERTPSSSSSYTADAQSIPQSRSSGYQGSSEQWRSTEEAASKRIQQSKRISYEESSPRSSDAISSQQKPPSQSKSSDYWGSSRQSPRSAEQAASKQISESKRSLHEETLKSSAREQPFSSPPKPVATDSAQSSKTSSTHGETPSRENSINKPSHVHPKLPDYDTFAAHLLSLRQNHQ; encoded by the exons ATGCTTCATCGGAGTTTCAAGCCTGCCAAATG CAAAACATCGTTGAAGTTAGCGTCTTCGCGAATAAAGCTGTTGAAGAATAAGAGAGAAGCACAGGTGAAGCAACTCAAGAGAGAATTGGCTCAATTGCTGGACGCTGGCCAAGAACGGACTGCCAGAATCCGC GTTGAACATGTGGTTAGGGAAGAGAAGACTTTGGCAGCATATGAACTTATCGAGATATATTGCGAGCTTATTGTGGCGCGTTTGCCCATCATTGAGTCGCAGAA AAACTGTCCCATTGACTTGAAGGAAGCGATCTCAAGTGTAATTTTTGCCTCTCCAAGATGTGCTGATGTACCAGAATTGATGGACATTCGGAAGCATTTAACAGCAAAATATGGGAAAGAATTTGTATCTGCAGCAGTTGAATTACGTCCAGACTGTGGTGTTAGCCGccta TTGGTGGAAAAATTATCTTCCAAATCACCTGATGGCCctaccaaaattaaaattttgactgCAATCGCTGAGGAACACAATATCAAGTGGGATCCTATGTCATTTGAAGAGAAAGACACCAAACCTCCTGAGGACATGCTG AATGGACCCGCTACATTTGAGCAGGCTAGTAGAGTCCATGTGGAACCTACTAATGCCCAAGCCTCACCGAATAGGGTTGATCAGGGATCTCATAATTTCCATGATCCGTCGCAACACTATGTAAAGCATGATGTTCCTGCAAACTCTCATGGCCCCGATTTAAGATCTTCACCTCATTCCTATCCAGATCATAGGCCTTCAG GGAACCATAGTGAGGTCTTATCTGGTCCACATAATTGGAATATGGAATTCAAGGATGCCACAGCTGCTGCACAGGCAGCTGCTGAATCTGCTGAACGAGCAAGCATGGCTGCCAGAGCTGCTGCAGAACTTTCAAATCAAGAAAGGATAACCAGACAGCATTTAGCAGAATCACGGAAGGCTTTTGCTTTTGCGTCAACAGATGTAGGACCTCAAAACTATACTGGCTCAAAGTTGCAAGGTGAAGATGTTGACAAAGATCAATTGAGTAACAACGTGCACCAAAGACATCCAGGGTTGCATCGTGAGGAGAGAGAAGGCAATGAGCAAGATGACCTGGCTGGATTGACTAAAAGGTTTTACAATCTCAAGAGCCCTAATAAACCTAGTCAGTCAGCTTCCTCAAAGTCCAGTAATTCTTTTGTGGATGATTATCCATTAATTGATGATCTCCCAATGCCTGATAGGCTTTCTCAAAAGAGGTCTTCCGAATTGGGTGAATCTAGTGTAAAGCTAGAGTCTAGGGAATCTGAGGTAAGCTTTGTGAGTAAACTGGAAGATGGAATGACATCAGAGAATGTCAGTCACTTTGATGAAGCAAGAATCAGAAAACAGTCTAGCAGTGTTTCCTCACATTCGCATCCACAAACTTTCAGTGATGATTACAATGTGTTTTCCAATACCAACCAGCAGAGGATGGGAGAAGAGACTGATAAGGAGCAAAGAGATGCAAAAGGAGCAAATTCTTATGACAATGCCATGGTTTTTGATGATTCTTCTTCAGACAAGGAAATTAAGTTCGATGTGGAGGATGAACATAATGACCAAGACTATGATTCGGATTTTTCATCTGAAGGTAGAAAGTCATCTTCTCATTTGTTAGCAAATACAGATGCTTGGGGCCCTATGGAAAACATGGATGAGTTTCAAGGAAAGTCCAGTTCGCAGACACCGTTGACCTCGGTATTCTTTTCTGAAGATTTTACCGCTGACCCTGTTCCTTCCCAACCACATGACTTGTTACCCATGACTTTTGATGATTCTGACAGCGTAAGTTCAGAGAGGGAAGTGGATCTGGATACCTATGAGGTGGTTGGTGGTTCAAGTACTGGCTTTTTTGCTCATACAAAGAGTGTTAGCACCAGAAACTCTGACCCCATGCATAGTGGGAGTCCTCACTCAATAAGATTTTCACTTGCAGACGAGGAAAATTTGGGATCCAACCGTAAAACGCATTTACAGACAGCTTCACTTGATTCAGATGTCCAAGAAGTATTCTCTAAGAAAAATCAGGGAACTGGAGTTGATGTTGAAATGGATAATAAGTTTGCTTATGGTAAATTGGACACAAGTCAAGCTTCTCCCATACCTGTGAAATCTTGCACAAGTTCTAATGACTTGAAGGACAACCTGCAAACTTCAGGGCATCCAGTAGTGAAAAATGTTCAAAATTATGAATTACCCATCACCACAAAGAATGCTGATCCTATTGAAGAATCCAATTTGGAAACTGGTACAGAGTTGAACTTGGGAATATTGACAGGTGGCTTTCGAAACAGGGGTTATAGGCATCCGCCATACCACAGGAATCTATCAAATAATTCCTCATCATCTGAACAAGCAATAGAGAATATTCATTCAAGGACTGGTCAGACCTCTTCTCCTGTCAAGGTTGATATTGGTTCTGGAGCTCGTGATCAGGAGACAAACAATCAGAGACTGCACCCAAAAGTAGATGTAAAAGCAAGCTCAAGAACCCCAGCTACATATTATGATGACGATTCTGACGAGGAAGTTCCACAACAACATTTTAGCAATAGTCCAAAGTCATATGACCGAAAATCAGTTATTGAAGGGAATGATAGGTCAAGCACAAAGACATCAGATAATCGTGATTCTGAGTTTTCTAAGCCGAATTCATCTAGCAAAACTCATTTAAGCACTAGGTTTTCTCGACGAACAAAGGCATCTCCTTCTAATAAAGATTATTCTTTGAAGCCTTCAGTGCTTTCCAAGTCTCCAGTGAGTGCAGACTCTTTTGTGGAAAGAACACCATCCTCAAGTAGCTCCTACACTGCTGACGCTCAATCAATCCCCCAGAGCAGAAGCTCAGGTTACCAGGGAAGTTCTGAGCAATGGAGGTCAACAGAAGAAGCAGCTTCTAAGCGAATTCAGCAGTCCAAGAGGATCTCATATGAAGAATCATCCCCAAGGAGTTCAGATGCTATTTCTAGTCAGCAAAAACCACCATCTCAGTCAAAGAGTTCAGATTACTGGGGAAGTTCTAGGCAGTCACCTAGATCAGCAGAACAAGCAGCTTCTAAGCAAATTTCAGAATCTAAGAGGTCTTTGCATGAGGAAACTCTTAAGTCATCAGCTCGGGAACAGCCATTTAGTTCTCCTCCTAAGCCAGTAGCAACAGACAGTGCTCAAAGTTCAAAGACTTCCAGTACACATGGTGAGACGCCATCCAGGGAGAATTCCATTAATAAACCCAGCCATGTTCACCCAAAACTTCCTGACTATGACACCTTTGCAGCGCACCTACTGTCTCTCCGGCAGAATcaccaataa
- the LOC133689023 gene encoding uncharacterized protein LOC133689023 isoform X2 has protein sequence MDIRKHLTAKYGKEFVSAAVELRPDCGVSRLLVEKLSSKSPDGPTKIKILTAIAEEHNIKWDPMSFEEKDTKPPEDMLNGPATFEQASRVHVEPTNAQASPNRVDQGSHNFHDPSQHYVKHDVPANSHGPDLRSSPHSYPDHRPSGNHSEVLSGPHNWNMEFKDATAAAQAAAESAERASMAARAAAELSNQERITRQHLAESRKAFAFASTDVGPQNYTGSKLQGEDVDKDQLSNNVHQRHPGLHREEREGNEQDDLAGLTKRFYNLKSPNKPSQSASSKSSNSFVDDYPLIDDLPMPDRLSQKRSSELGESSVKLESRESEVSFVSKLEDGMTSENVSHFDEARIRKQSSSVSSHSHPQTFSDDYNVFSNTNQQRMGEETDKEQRDAKGANSYDNAMVFDDSSSDKEIKFDVEDEHNDQDYDSDFSSEGRKSSSHLLANTDAWGPMENMDEFQGKSSSQTPLTSVFFSEDFTADPVPSQPHDLLPMTFDDSDSVSSEREVDLDTYEVVGGSSTGFFAHTKSVSTRNSDPMHSGSPHSIRFSLADEENLGSNRKTHLQTASLDSDVQEVFSKKNQGTGVDVEMDNKFAYGKLDTSQASPIPVKSCTSSNDLKDNLQTSGHPVVKNVQNYELPITTKNADPIEESNLETGTELNLGILTGGFRNRGYRHPPYHRNLSNNSSSSEQAIENIHSRTGQTSSPVKVDIGSGARDQETNNQRLHPKVDVKASSRTPATYYDDDSDEEVPQQHFSNSPKSYDRKSVIEGNDRSSTKTSDNRDSEFSKPNSSSKTHLSTRFSRRTKASPSNKDYSLKPSVLSKSPVSADSFVERTPSSSSSYTADAQSIPQSRSSGYQGSSEQWRSTEEAASKRIQQSKRISYEESSPRSSDAISSQQKPPSQSKSSDYWGSSRQSPRSAEQAASKQISESKRSLHEETLKSSAREQPFSSPPKPVATDSAQSSKTSSTHGETPSRENSINKPSHVHPKLPDYDTFAAHLLSLRQNHQ, from the exons ATGGACATTCGGAAGCATTTAACAGCAAAATATGGGAAAGAATTTGTATCTGCAGCAGTTGAATTACGTCCAGACTGTGGTGTTAGCCGccta TTGGTGGAAAAATTATCTTCCAAATCACCTGATGGCCctaccaaaattaaaattttgactgCAATCGCTGAGGAACACAATATCAAGTGGGATCCTATGTCATTTGAAGAGAAAGACACCAAACCTCCTGAGGACATGCTG AATGGACCCGCTACATTTGAGCAGGCTAGTAGAGTCCATGTGGAACCTACTAATGCCCAAGCCTCACCGAATAGGGTTGATCAGGGATCTCATAATTTCCATGATCCGTCGCAACACTATGTAAAGCATGATGTTCCTGCAAACTCTCATGGCCCCGATTTAAGATCTTCACCTCATTCCTATCCAGATCATAGGCCTTCAG GGAACCATAGTGAGGTCTTATCTGGTCCACATAATTGGAATATGGAATTCAAGGATGCCACAGCTGCTGCACAGGCAGCTGCTGAATCTGCTGAACGAGCAAGCATGGCTGCCAGAGCTGCTGCAGAACTTTCAAATCAAGAAAGGATAACCAGACAGCATTTAGCAGAATCACGGAAGGCTTTTGCTTTTGCGTCAACAGATGTAGGACCTCAAAACTATACTGGCTCAAAGTTGCAAGGTGAAGATGTTGACAAAGATCAATTGAGTAACAACGTGCACCAAAGACATCCAGGGTTGCATCGTGAGGAGAGAGAAGGCAATGAGCAAGATGACCTGGCTGGATTGACTAAAAGGTTTTACAATCTCAAGAGCCCTAATAAACCTAGTCAGTCAGCTTCCTCAAAGTCCAGTAATTCTTTTGTGGATGATTATCCATTAATTGATGATCTCCCAATGCCTGATAGGCTTTCTCAAAAGAGGTCTTCCGAATTGGGTGAATCTAGTGTAAAGCTAGAGTCTAGGGAATCTGAGGTAAGCTTTGTGAGTAAACTGGAAGATGGAATGACATCAGAGAATGTCAGTCACTTTGATGAAGCAAGAATCAGAAAACAGTCTAGCAGTGTTTCCTCACATTCGCATCCACAAACTTTCAGTGATGATTACAATGTGTTTTCCAATACCAACCAGCAGAGGATGGGAGAAGAGACTGATAAGGAGCAAAGAGATGCAAAAGGAGCAAATTCTTATGACAATGCCATGGTTTTTGATGATTCTTCTTCAGACAAGGAAATTAAGTTCGATGTGGAGGATGAACATAATGACCAAGACTATGATTCGGATTTTTCATCTGAAGGTAGAAAGTCATCTTCTCATTTGTTAGCAAATACAGATGCTTGGGGCCCTATGGAAAACATGGATGAGTTTCAAGGAAAGTCCAGTTCGCAGACACCGTTGACCTCGGTATTCTTTTCTGAAGATTTTACCGCTGACCCTGTTCCTTCCCAACCACATGACTTGTTACCCATGACTTTTGATGATTCTGACAGCGTAAGTTCAGAGAGGGAAGTGGATCTGGATACCTATGAGGTGGTTGGTGGTTCAAGTACTGGCTTTTTTGCTCATACAAAGAGTGTTAGCACCAGAAACTCTGACCCCATGCATAGTGGGAGTCCTCACTCAATAAGATTTTCACTTGCAGACGAGGAAAATTTGGGATCCAACCGTAAAACGCATTTACAGACAGCTTCACTTGATTCAGATGTCCAAGAAGTATTCTCTAAGAAAAATCAGGGAACTGGAGTTGATGTTGAAATGGATAATAAGTTTGCTTATGGTAAATTGGACACAAGTCAAGCTTCTCCCATACCTGTGAAATCTTGCACAAGTTCTAATGACTTGAAGGACAACCTGCAAACTTCAGGGCATCCAGTAGTGAAAAATGTTCAAAATTATGAATTACCCATCACCACAAAGAATGCTGATCCTATTGAAGAATCCAATTTGGAAACTGGTACAGAGTTGAACTTGGGAATATTGACAGGTGGCTTTCGAAACAGGGGTTATAGGCATCCGCCATACCACAGGAATCTATCAAATAATTCCTCATCATCTGAACAAGCAATAGAGAATATTCATTCAAGGACTGGTCAGACCTCTTCTCCTGTCAAGGTTGATATTGGTTCTGGAGCTCGTGATCAGGAGACAAACAATCAGAGACTGCACCCAAAAGTAGATGTAAAAGCAAGCTCAAGAACCCCAGCTACATATTATGATGACGATTCTGACGAGGAAGTTCCACAACAACATTTTAGCAATAGTCCAAAGTCATATGACCGAAAATCAGTTATTGAAGGGAATGATAGGTCAAGCACAAAGACATCAGATAATCGTGATTCTGAGTTTTCTAAGCCGAATTCATCTAGCAAAACTCATTTAAGCACTAGGTTTTCTCGACGAACAAAGGCATCTCCTTCTAATAAAGATTATTCTTTGAAGCCTTCAGTGCTTTCCAAGTCTCCAGTGAGTGCAGACTCTTTTGTGGAAAGAACACCATCCTCAAGTAGCTCCTACACTGCTGACGCTCAATCAATCCCCCAGAGCAGAAGCTCAGGTTACCAGGGAAGTTCTGAGCAATGGAGGTCAACAGAAGAAGCAGCTTCTAAGCGAATTCAGCAGTCCAAGAGGATCTCATATGAAGAATCATCCCCAAGGAGTTCAGATGCTATTTCTAGTCAGCAAAAACCACCATCTCAGTCAAAGAGTTCAGATTACTGGGGAAGTTCTAGGCAGTCACCTAGATCAGCAGAACAAGCAGCTTCTAAGCAAATTTCAGAATCTAAGAGGTCTTTGCATGAGGAAACTCTTAAGTCATCAGCTCGGGAACAGCCATTTAGTTCTCCTCCTAAGCCAGTAGCAACAGACAGTGCTCAAAGTTCAAAGACTTCCAGTACACATGGTGAGACGCCATCCAGGGAGAATTCCATTAATAAACCCAGCCATGTTCACCCAAAACTTCCTGACTATGACACCTTTGCAGCGCACCTACTGTCTCTCCGGCAGAATcaccaataa